Proteins encoded together in one Diabrotica undecimpunctata isolate CICGRU chromosome 3, icDiaUnde3, whole genome shotgun sequence window:
- the LOC140437914 gene encoding uncharacterized protein, translating into MFNCPRNVDLLIGADLFWEIVLNERINLGRNLPHLVNTVFGYVVSGPINIPMKKEVNCNFLINDDLQKFWFVEEIHHEQKQMSQEDLFCEDYFNKTVSRDPSGKFIVRFPLKLEATQLGESKNLAVKRLLFQEKKLEKNDVLKSKYSKFMDEYLNLQHMRQLTQKESSQFRCFLPHFAVFREDSLTTDVRIVFDGSAKTDSGISLNDIQYTGPAIQNDIFKIMLRFRQHKFVVIADVEKMYRQILIHPEERYLQNILWRQNPNEDLAPFELQTVTYGTTSAPYLAIKCIKQLASDYKHDYPIASELIDRDMYVDDLITGFTSEEHGIEICNQISMILKSASFKLRKWASNSQDILKGLQDTSDEFSILELGESDRLKTLGIQWISNTDVLTYNVSISSNKQPITKRSLLSNIAKIYDPLGLISPCIILVKILIQQLWLLDLDWDDELPRDLLNKWVTFKSKLSVLNKINIPRYIMCDKIVHMELHAFSDASKDAYSAVLYVRTVDENGTVYVRLLCSKTRVSPIKVLTVPRLELCGALALARLVNQVSNALTCQCNVFYWCDSQIVLWWLNTEANKLQVFVSNRVSEIQTLSNISNWSYVNTKENPADVASRGMYPDELSNCKVWWNGPSFLYEKPFWPRLFQAGDNKELPEIRKICHTLVITEQLLLFQRFSSLNRLKRVFAYCLRFITNLKERTRTKGPLSVLEMENSMLCLTKLAQKESFKNEISIISQQKNLPHKHRLLSLSPFLDSNSFLRVGGRLKNSSLSFDEKHPYLLDGKHLFTKLIFHAEHLRLQHAGPQLLLFSVREKFWATAGMCLAKKVVRNCIQCFKNKPRQTASIMADLPKHRVQISKPFANTGIDYAGPVLLRDRKGRPYKTYKAYICLFICFATKGVHIELVTELTSEAFLATFRRFAARRGTPNHLYSDNGSNFVGAYKELQKLYKFLENSQSEFVTICSQQKISWHFIPPNTPHFGGLWESNIKNIKHHLHRVIGESILTFEEYSTLLTQIEATLNSRPLYPMSSDPNDLNPITPSHLLIGHALTSPPDPLYESITINRLSRFQLLQQMNQSFWKRWSCFYLSELQKRHKWKTGKMDVNIGDLVVVKHDNLPSIKWILGRIVDVHPGDDGVVRVVTIKTSHNTFKRGVSKICPLPSPNDDVF; encoded by the coding sequence ATGTTTAATTGTCCTAGAAATGTTGATCTATTAATTGGAGCGGATTTGTTTTGGGAGATTGTACTAAATGAAAGAATAAACCTCGGTCGAAATCTACCTCATCTAGTTAATACTGTCTTTGGCTATGTAGTATCAGGTCCGATAAATATTCCTATGAAAAAAGAGGTTAattgcaattttttaataaatgacgATCTTCAAAAGTTCTGGTTTGTCGAGGAGATTCATCATGAACAGAAACAGATGTCACAGGAAGATTTGTTTTGTGAGGACTATTTCAATAAAACAGTTTCTCGAGATCCTTCTGGAAAATTTATTGTTCGTTTTCCACTAAAATTAGAAGCCACTCAATTAGGGGAATCAAAAAACTTAGCTGTTAAAAGACTGCTGTTTCAAGagaaaaaattggaaaagaatGATGTTTTAAAAAGCAAATACTCTAAATTTATGGATGAGTATTTAAACTTGCAACATATGAGGCAATTAACACAAAAGGAATCCAGTCAATTTCGATGTTTTTTACCCCATTTTGCTGTTTTCCGTGAAGACAGTCTTACTACTGACGTTAGGATTGTATTTGATGGTTCGGCTAAAACCGATTCTGGGATATCATTAAATGATATCCAATATACTGGGCCAGCCATTCAGaatgatatatttaaaattatgttgaGGTTTAGACAGCACAAGTTTGTTGTAATTGCTGATGTGGAAAAAATGTACCGTCAAATTTTGATACACCCTGAAGAAAGATATTTACAAAACATTCTTTGGCGACAAAATCCTAATGAGGACCTCGCACCATTTGAGTTGCAAACAGTTACTTATGGTACGACTAGTGCTCCCTATTTGGCCATAAAATGCATAAAACAATTAGCTTCTGACTATAAACATGATTACCCAATTGCTAGTGAATTGATTGACCGTGACATGTATGTAGATGATTTAATAACTGGCTTCACCAGTGAAGAACATGGAATAGAAATTTGTAATCAAATTTCGATGATATTAAAATCAGCTTCATTTAAATTAAGAAAATGGGCTTCTAATAGCCAagatattttaaagggtttaCAAGATACATCTGATGAGTTTAGTATATTGGAACTAGGAGAGAGTGATAGGCTTAAAACTTTAGGAATTCAATGGATTAGTAATACTGATGTCTTAACATACAATGTTTCAATATCCAGTAATAAACAACCTATTACTAAAAGAAGTTTACTTAGTAATATTGCTAAGATATATGACCCTTTAGGTTTAATAAGTCCATGTATTATTCTAGTTAAGATATTAATTCAACAATTATGGTTGCTTGATTTAGATTGGGATGATGAACTACCACGAGACCTGCTCAATAAATGGGTaacatttaaatcaaaattgtctgttcttaataaaataaatattcccaGGTATATTATGTGTGATAAAATAGTTCACATGGAGCTGCATGCCTTCAGTGATGCTAGCAAAGATGCTTATAGTGCAGTTTTATATGTTCGAACGGTTGATGAAAATGGAACAGTGTATGTCAGATTGCTATGTTCCAAAACCAGAGTGTCACCTATAAAAGTATTAACGGTTCCTAGATTAGAGTTGTGTGGTGCTTTAGCACTAGCTCGCTTAGTCAATCAAGTGTCAAACGCACTTACATGTCAATGCAATGTTTTTTATTGGTGCGATTCTCAGATAGTATTGTGGTGGTTGAATACAGAGGCCAATAAACTACAAGTTTTTGTAAGCAATAGGGTCTCAGAAATTCAAACGCTGAGCAATATATCGAATTGGAGCTATGTCAATACTAAAGAAAATCCTGCTGATGTAGCATCTCGTGGCATGTATCCAGATGAACTATCCAATTGCAAGGTATGGTGGAATGGAccctcatttttatatgaaaaaccaTTCTGGCCACGATTATTTCAAGCTGGAGATAACAAGGAGCTTCCAGAAATCCGTAAAATTTGTCACACGCTTGTTATTACCGAACAATTATTATTGTTTCAACGGTTCTCCTCTCTTAATAGATTAAAACGAGTTTTTGCATATTGCTTACGCTTCATTACAAACCTAAAGGAACGTACAAGGACAAAAGGTCCTCTTAGCGTTCTAGAGATGGAAAACAGTATGTTATGTTTAACTAAATTAGCACAAAaggaaagttttaaaaatgaaatttctaTTATTAGTCAACAAAAAAATTTGCCTCATAAACATAGGTTACTTTCTCTAAGTCCATTTTTAGATTCAAACAGTTTTCTGAGAGTAGGGGGTAGACTTAAAAATTCCTCTTTGTCATTTGATGAAAAGCATCCATATCTCCTAGATGGTAAACATTTATTCACTAAATTAATATTTCACGCCGAACATTTACGATTACAACATGCAGGTCCACAACTTTTATTGTTTTCAGTACGTGAGAAGTTCTGGGCGACTGCTGGCAtgtgtcttgccaagaaggtggTACGAAATTGCatacaatgttttaaaaataaacctaGACAAACCGCCTCAATCATGGCTGACCTCCCTAAACATAGGGTTCAAATTTCAAAACCTTTTGCAAATACTGGAATTGATTACGCTGGTCCAGTACTGTTGCGTGATAGAAAGGGCCGACCTTATAAAACTTATAAGgcatatatttgtttatttatatgttttgccACTAAGGGTGTTCACATTGAGCTGGTCACTGAGTTAACGAGTGAAGCATTTCTTGCTACATTTAGAAGGTTTGCCGCTCGACGTGGTACTCCTAATCATTTATATTCCGATAATGGATCTAATTTTGTTGGAGCTTATAAAGAGCTGCAAAAGTTATATAAGTTTTTAGAAAATTCTCAATCTGAGTTTGTTACAATCTGTTCACAGCAAAAAATTTCGTGGCATTTTATTCCACCAAATACTCCACATTTTGGAGGTCTTTGGGAGTCAAATATcaaaaacattaaacatcatCTCCACAGAGTAATAGGAGAATCTATTTTAACATTTGAGGAGTATTCAACACTATTAACGCAAATTGAGGCAACATTAAACTCTAGACCTTTATATCCTATGTCCTCAGATCCCAATGATTTAAACCCAATTACCCCTTCTCACCTATTGATTGGACATGCTCTCACATCACCTCCTGACCCACTATATGAAAGTATTACAATTAACCGGCTGTCCAGATTTCAATTATTGCAGCAAATGAATCAAAGCTTTTGGAAAAGATGGTCCTGTTTTTATCTATCTGAACTGCAGAAACGACACAAATGGAAAACTGGGAAAATGGATGTCAATATTGGTGACCTGGTCGTCGTAAAGCATGATAACCTGCCTTCTATTAAatggattttgggaagaattGTTGATGTCCATCCAGGCGATGATGGTGTAGTGCGGGTAGTGACTATAAAAACTTCGCACAATACTTTTAAACGGGGCGTTTCGAAAATTTGTCCGCTCCCTTCTCCTAATGACGATGTGTTTTGA